A portion of the Acidisarcina polymorpha genome contains these proteins:
- a CDS encoding glycoside hydrolase family 5 protein, translated as MARIFYRRTTLLTFISLFSMGISPIPLATAQSSPQVAAPLDPAFLRAQHLRHGINASIWFAQASGNYSVERLRTFTTADDIALMAKLGFDHVRLSIDADPLLDWQRASSGVTPFMTELDRVVHTILDNHLAVIIDVHPESKFKAPLKQGTGSVQQFTFLWRALANHFAGSDPEFVFFEIMNEPEQEDPYRWQGIESVVGAAIRQVAPRHTILVAGAHWSSLEDLLALEPIALTNVIYTFHDYEPFPFTHQGATWTSPEVQPLRAIPYPSTPADIAPKLEQEPDLSGEYFLNQYGLGRWDASRVESTIAFAARWAALHHVPVYCGEFGVLRYYAPPEMRAQWLHDMRVALERNNIGWAMWDYQTNFGIVTKKDGVTTPDAAIVKALGLSASGS; from the coding sequence TTGGCACGTATTTTTTATCGCCGCACAACTCTCCTCACCTTTATCTCTCTGTTCTCCATGGGGATATCGCCCATTCCTCTGGCCACTGCGCAGTCCAGTCCTCAGGTCGCGGCGCCTCTGGATCCTGCTTTCCTCCGCGCACAGCATCTTCGCCACGGCATCAACGCCAGCATCTGGTTCGCGCAGGCTTCGGGAAATTACTCGGTCGAGCGGCTACGCACCTTCACCACCGCGGATGATATCGCGCTGATGGCGAAATTAGGTTTCGACCATGTTCGCCTAAGTATCGATGCCGATCCCCTACTCGATTGGCAGAGAGCCAGTAGTGGCGTGACTCCTTTCATGACCGAACTCGATCGTGTCGTCCATACCATCCTCGACAACCATCTTGCGGTCATTATCGATGTTCATCCGGAAAGCAAGTTCAAGGCGCCGCTAAAGCAAGGCACTGGTTCCGTTCAGCAGTTCACTTTCTTGTGGAGGGCGCTCGCCAATCACTTCGCCGGCAGCGATCCCGAGTTTGTCTTCTTCGAGATCATGAATGAACCCGAGCAGGAGGACCCCTATCGCTGGCAAGGTATCGAGAGCGTCGTCGGAGCGGCGATTCGCCAGGTCGCTCCACGCCACACCATCCTGGTAGCCGGCGCACACTGGTCGAGCCTCGAAGACCTGTTGGCGCTCGAACCCATCGCTCTGACCAATGTGATCTACACTTTTCACGACTATGAACCATTTCCCTTTACCCACCAGGGCGCAACCTGGACCAGCCCCGAGGTCCAGCCGCTCCGCGCAATTCCCTACCCCTCGACGCCGGCAGATATCGCGCCCAAGCTTGAGCAGGAACCCGACCTGAGCGGCGAATATTTTCTGAATCAATATGGTCTAGGCCGCTGGGATGCGTCGCGGGTTGAGAGTACCATCGCCTTCGCGGCGCGTTGGGCCGCGCTCCATCACGTGCCGGTTTATTGCGGCGAGTTCGGGGTCTTGCGCTACTACGCTCCGCCAGAGATGCGCGCCCAATGGCTCCATGACATGCGGGTCGCGCTTGAAAGGAACAATATCGGCTGGGCCATGTGGGACTATCAGACGAATTTCGGCATCGTGACCAAGAAGGATGGAGTAACGACGCCCGATGCGGCCATCGTCAAAGCTCTTGGCCTCTCTGCCTCAGGCAGCTAG
- a CDS encoding cysteine desulfurase family protein, producing MRRVYMDANATTPLALEVFEAMRPYMVESFGNASSIHYHGRHARGAVEQARASVAALLHCSPSEVVFTSGGTEGDNLALFGLVQPGDHVITTAIEHHAVLHAAERLQQRGVEVTFVRVGSDCVVDPADIRHALQPNTRLISVMMANNETGAIQPVEEIGCIAAEADAYFHSDAVQAAGKLTIDVEKIGCDLLTIAGHKMYGPQGAGALFVRRETRLEPLFFGGSHERQRRAGTENVAGIVGLGKAAQLALHAIDQGAPAHIAALRDRLETGILQTIETAGINSGHAHRVPNTTNVWFDEFEGESLAIALDLKGLAVSGGSACSSGASEASHVLTAMGLPPKRAQASLRFSLTKDTSQNDVDFALDLIGSVFSRLHEVSSVPLMNRG from the coding sequence ATGCGACGCGTTTACATGGATGCCAATGCCACCACCCCGCTGGCGCTCGAGGTGTTTGAGGCGATGCGTCCGTACATGGTGGAGAGCTTTGGCAACGCCTCCTCAATTCACTACCATGGACGCCACGCACGCGGCGCTGTCGAACAGGCGCGCGCGTCGGTCGCTGCTTTGCTCCATTGCAGTCCCTCCGAGGTAGTCTTCACCAGCGGTGGCACGGAGGGCGACAATCTGGCACTGTTTGGCCTCGTCCAGCCTGGCGATCATGTCATTACCACCGCGATCGAGCACCACGCCGTGCTCCACGCAGCGGAGCGCCTTCAGCAGCGCGGCGTAGAGGTGACCTTCGTCCGCGTTGGCAGCGATTGCGTCGTCGATCCCGCTGACATACGCCACGCCCTCCAACCCAACACCAGGCTGATCAGTGTGATGATGGCCAACAACGAAACCGGAGCCATCCAGCCAGTTGAGGAGATTGGCTGCATCGCCGCCGAGGCCGATGCATACTTTCACTCCGACGCCGTTCAGGCCGCCGGCAAGCTTACCATCGACGTCGAGAAGATCGGCTGCGACCTGCTCACCATCGCTGGCCATAAGATGTACGGCCCGCAAGGGGCAGGCGCTCTCTTTGTACGCCGCGAGACTCGACTCGAGCCTCTTTTCTTTGGCGGCTCCCACGAACGCCAGCGCCGTGCAGGGACCGAGAATGTGGCAGGCATTGTTGGACTAGGCAAAGCCGCGCAACTGGCGCTCCATGCCATTGACCAGGGAGCTCCCGCGCACATCGCCGCTCTGCGCGATCGACTCGAAACTGGAATCCTGCAAACCATCGAAACGGCCGGCATCAACTCCGGCCACGCTCATCGTGTTCCCAACACTACGAACGTCTGGTTTGATGAGTTCGAGGGAGAATCGCTCGCCATTGCTCTCGACCTCAAAGGACTCGCCGTCTCGGGGGGCAGCGCTTGCTCTTCCGGAGCCAGCGAAGCCTCTCATGTCCTTACCGCCATGGGTCTCCCACCGAAGCGTGCGCAGGCAAGCCTTCGTTTCAGCCTCACCAAGGACACCAGCCAGAACGATGTCGATTTTGCCCTCGACCTGATAGGTTCCGTGTTCAGCCGTCTCCACGAAGTGTCCTCCGTGCCGCTGATGAACCGCGGCTGA
- a CDS encoding response regulator transcription factor, with protein sequence MSNREIAEKLFVSENTIKTHSSRVFHKLGARRRTEAVQFGKELGLLP encoded by the coding sequence ATGAGTAACCGCGAGATTGCGGAGAAACTCTTTGTCAGCGAAAACACGATCAAAACTCATTCCAGCCGAGTCTTCCACAAGCTAGGCGCCAGGCGCCGAACTGAGGCCGTCCAGTTCGGCAAAGAACTCGGCTTGCTCCCGTGA
- a CDS encoding VWA domain-containing protein, with amino-acid sequence MQIGIVPVLLFSLALVSFRAIAQDSSQGIGVGPVVTSLGNSQAQQKTASISAPAIRVDVHLVNVFVNVTDSKGAPVAGLTKDNFILAEDGHPEKIALFDRESAVPLSIVLAIDTSGTVHKDMSIEEHAAREFVHALIRPVDQLDLMDFSSDVREVVPFTNNLHQIDSGLDRLRGGPATALYDTIYLASQSLASHQGRKVLVLISDGDDTVKGVDYPRALEQALRSEVLVYSIIDVPIAADAGRDTGGEHALITLSQETGGKHYYAESTQLTKAFQQVSEDLRTQYLLGYYPSRRSDSPDFRSISVTLTGTPPGSEYALRHRTGYYPLPPGSTKD; translated from the coding sequence ATGCAAATCGGGATTGTTCCAGTTTTATTGTTTTCACTCGCCTTGGTTTCGTTTCGGGCGATAGCGCAGGATTCCTCACAAGGAATAGGCGTCGGTCCCGTGGTCACCTCGTTGGGGAATAGTCAGGCGCAACAGAAAACAGCGTCCATTTCTGCCCCGGCAATCCGAGTCGATGTCCACTTGGTGAATGTCTTCGTGAATGTTACGGACTCCAAAGGGGCGCCGGTGGCAGGGTTGACGAAAGATAACTTCATCCTGGCCGAGGATGGTCATCCTGAGAAGATAGCCCTCTTCGACCGCGAATCCGCGGTGCCTCTCTCGATCGTCCTGGCCATCGACACCAGTGGGACCGTCCACAAGGACATGAGTATTGAGGAACACGCGGCGAGAGAGTTCGTGCACGCCCTGATTCGCCCGGTCGACCAACTCGACCTGATGGATTTCTCTTCCGATGTGCGCGAGGTTGTGCCGTTTACCAACAATCTCCATCAGATCGACAGCGGCCTCGACCGGTTGCGCGGGGGGCCAGCGACGGCCTTGTACGACACCATCTATCTTGCTTCGCAGAGCCTGGCTAGCCATCAGGGGCGTAAGGTCCTGGTACTGATTTCAGATGGCGACGATACCGTCAAAGGCGTTGATTACCCTCGCGCGCTTGAGCAGGCGTTGCGTTCCGAAGTCCTGGTCTACAGCATCATCGACGTGCCGATTGCTGCCGATGCCGGTCGAGACACTGGCGGGGAGCACGCGCTCATCACGCTTTCCCAGGAGACCGGTGGCAAGCATTATTACGCTGAATCCACCCAGCTGACCAAGGCCTTTCAGCAGGTGTCCGAGGATCTGCGAACTCAGTATCTGCTGGGCTATTATCCCTCCCGCCGGTCGGATTCTCCGGATTTCCGGAGCATCTCGGTAACCTTGACCGGCACGCCGCCCGGTTCAGAGTATGCCTTGCGCCATCGCACCGGGTATTATCCTCTGCCGCCCGGGTCCACAAAGGACTAA
- the mnmA gene encoding tRNA 2-thiouridine(34) synthase MnmA, translating to MTPPVNNTVAVAMSGGVDSSTVAAMLKTEGYELVGLTMQLWNQRRLLGREGMPEQVRGRCCSIDDVYDARRVADDLGIPYYVVNHQERFERDVVKPFVKEYLAGRTPIPCSLCNDHLKFDQLLITARQIGADRIATGHYARNEYDPARDRWILKRPADTSKDQTYFLFGLTQDQLSRTLFPLGGYTKPRVREIAQELGIASANKPDSQEICFIPGGDYKKFIDAYLDEQGEEMPNSCGELVATTGEVVGHHAGIHNFTVGQRKGLGVESPTALYVIQIAGNEKNQVRIGIEEELYQRTLRAHRLNWIAIPDLLGEMRVQVKIRHRHEPAWATIRMETADVLLAEFDEPARAITPGQAAVFYDGDEVVGGGWIC from the coding sequence ATGACCCCACCAGTCAACAACACGGTAGCCGTAGCCATGTCGGGCGGAGTCGATTCGTCGACCGTTGCCGCCATGCTCAAGACCGAAGGGTATGAGTTAGTCGGCCTGACGATGCAGCTCTGGAACCAGCGCCGCTTGTTGGGGCGCGAAGGCATGCCCGAACAGGTGCGTGGCCGCTGCTGCTCGATCGACGATGTCTACGACGCCCGCCGAGTCGCCGACGACCTTGGCATTCCGTATTACGTCGTCAACCATCAAGAGCGCTTTGAGCGTGATGTGGTGAAGCCCTTTGTCAAAGAGTACCTTGCCGGGCGCACCCCGATTCCCTGCTCCCTGTGCAACGATCATCTGAAGTTCGACCAGCTGCTGATCACCGCCCGGCAGATCGGCGCCGACCGCATCGCGACTGGCCATTATGCCCGCAACGAATACGATCCTGCCAGAGACCGCTGGATCCTCAAGCGTCCTGCTGACACGAGCAAGGACCAGACCTATTTTCTTTTTGGCTTAACTCAGGATCAACTATCCCGGACTCTCTTTCCGCTTGGCGGCTACACCAAGCCGCGGGTTCGTGAGATCGCGCAGGAACTCGGCATCGCGTCGGCTAATAAGCCCGATTCGCAGGAGATTTGCTTCATTCCCGGCGGGGACTACAAGAAGTTCATCGACGCCTATCTCGATGAGCAGGGCGAAGAAATGCCGAACTCTTGCGGAGAACTGGTTGCGACGACGGGAGAAGTTGTGGGCCATCATGCCGGAATTCACAACTTCACTGTGGGCCAGCGGAAGGGTCTAGGCGTCGAGTCGCCGACCGCCTTATACGTAATCCAGATCGCCGGTAACGAAAAGAATCAGGTTCGAATTGGGATCGAAGAAGAGCTGTATCAGCGAACTCTCCGCGCCCATCGACTGAATTGGATTGCGATTCCCGATCTGCTTGGAGAGATGCGGGTTCAAGTCAAAATCCGCCACCGTCACGAGCCCGCATGGGCCACAATCCGCATGGAGACTGCGGATGTGCTCCTAGCGGAATTTGACGAGCCGGCAAGGGCCATTACCCCTGGGCAGGCCGCAGTTTTCTATGACGGGGATGAAGTCGTCGGCGGCGGATGGATCTGTTGA
- a CDS encoding YtxH domain-containing protein — protein MSDEKQSGGFSWFVAGLGLGALLGVLYAPKPGRETREDVASTAREGAEYLKQRSRETAEQVSTLVDKGKSQVSDYVEQGRQYVDQGRAQVEQAVYQGRDFVQGHVEKVAAAVDAGKQAYKSTAADPTVPNGAGV, from the coding sequence ATGTCAGACGAAAAACAGAGTGGCGGATTCAGCTGGTTCGTAGCCGGGCTCGGGCTAGGTGCCCTGCTCGGCGTTCTTTATGCTCCCAAGCCGGGACGCGAAACTCGCGAGGATGTAGCAAGCACCGCCCGTGAGGGCGCAGAATACCTCAAGCAGCGCTCCCGCGAGACTGCTGAGCAGGTTTCGACGCTGGTGGACAAAGGCAAGAGTCAGGTCAGCGACTACGTGGAGCAGGGCCGCCAATATGTGGATCAGGGACGCGCCCAAGTTGAACAAGCGGTATATCAAGGCCGGGACTTTGTTCAGGGGCACGTGGAAAAGGTCGCTGCGGCAGTGGATGCTGGAAAGCAGGCTTACAAGTCAACCGCGGCCGACCCAACCGTCCCTAATGGAGCGGGTGTTTAA
- a CDS encoding FKBP-type peptidyl-prolyl cis-trans isomerase, which yields MNISSRKTLALFSPLLLAGILVPRLSSQATSSSSTTAAPAKTTHKPTAASAATANATTAMKLPPNIPPVRGIPKTLIALKYIDILPGNGELAKPGWKYSVHYTGWLHDGTKFDSSVDRGAPIDFIQGQHRVIPGWDDGFEGMHVGGKRRLFIPYQLAYGDSGRGPIPAKADLIFDIELVAQSDPNAPPPPATPPPTTPSAQPSSTTPPASTAPKAASPQ from the coding sequence ATGAACATATCCAGCCGCAAAACCCTCGCGCTCTTTTCGCCTCTGCTGCTTGCCGGGATATTGGTTCCCCGACTTTCCTCGCAGGCGACTAGCTCTTCTTCGACAACCGCTGCTCCAGCCAAGACTACCCATAAGCCCACGGCCGCAAGCGCCGCGACCGCAAACGCCACGACCGCCATGAAGCTGCCACCAAATATCCCGCCGGTGCGCGGGATCCCCAAGACGCTCATTGCTCTCAAGTACATCGATATATTGCCCGGGAATGGCGAATTGGCGAAGCCGGGATGGAAATACAGCGTCCACTACACCGGATGGCTGCATGACGGGACCAAGTTCGACTCCTCCGTCGATCGTGGTGCGCCGATCGACTTCATCCAGGGACAACATCGGGTCATCCCGGGGTGGGATGATGGCTTCGAGGGCATGCATGTCGGCGGCAAGCGCAGGCTTTTCATTCCCTATCAGCTCGCCTATGGCGATTCCGGGCGGGGCCCGATTCCAGCGAAGGCCGATCTGATCTTCGACATCGAGCTCGTGGCTCAGTCCGATCCTAATGCGCCTCCGCCGCCGGCTACCCCTCCCCCAACGACGCCAAGTGCACAACCGAGCTCGACAACACCGCCGGCATCAACCGCCCCGAAAGCTGCTTCCCCGCAGTAG